The window CGCTACGACATTGCCTTTGCGATCGATCAGATATTTATAAAAATTCCATTTTGGTGTGGTGCCGGTTGCCTTGATTAATTCTGCATGCAAGGGATTGACGTCTTTTCCTTTGACCGATGATTTAGAGAACATCGGGAATTTCACGCCGTAGGTATTAAAGCAAAAATCGGCGATTTCCTTGCTGTTACCTGGTTCTTGCTGACCAAAATCATTGGATGGAAAGCCGAGCACAACCAAGCCTTTAGGATTATATTTGGCGTGTAACGCTTCCAAGCCTTGATATTGGCTGGTAAAGCCGCAGTAGCTGGCAGTATTCACAACCAGAGTCACTTTGCCGGCGTACTGACAAAGATCTTGTGGCGCATCGTCTTGTAAGCGGTTAAACGTATGGTGTAACACGGCAGGGCAACTTGCGGTAGTGTCTGCCA of the Undibacterium sp. 5I1 genome contains:
- a CDS encoding glutathione peroxidase — encoded protein: MSYSHKISGALLFSLVAGISSVAIPDTALADTTASCPAVLHHTFNRLQDDAPQDLCQYAGKVTLVVNTASYCGFTSQYQGLEALHAKYNPKGLVVLGFPSNDFGQQEPGNSKEIADFCFNTYGVKFPMFSKSSVKGKDVNPLHAELIKATGTTPKWNFYKYLIDRKGNVVAAYSSVTTPDDKKLVADIEKALAQ